A portion of the Sabethes cyaneus chromosome 3, idSabCyanKW18_F2, whole genome shotgun sequence genome contains these proteins:
- the LOC128741034 gene encoding fibrinogen-like protein 1, translating into MESDVFGKLVVSEATKFVTKYNTCSNLQLHSQELSSTNEKLEKTVQGIETYGINKHSIMQQNNFLSQRHSIESLEKTIQEILALVTKQNFIVQENNLHCQKLNSNIESLEKTTQGIVTLVTKQSSIMQENNFRSQELNSNLNNLEKTVQEIETHVIKQVWKVNSLEENVIKILQSVEKTLPETCADISDCQSGVYHIQPRTRCPYTFEVFCDQEYEGGGWLVIHNRYDGSVGFYRDWEEYEAGFGDLHGEFWLGLKKIHELTYAKPHELHIILEDIDGKVVTAHYDRFVVGGPETKYVLKSLGTYTGTAGDSLSIHAGMKFTTIDNDNDAPSRHQRHLNSHVSCQQQCTSFWRCKCAADYVNLREDSCISVMPSIDKEITQSSDGGESSGRVDSGQPPPDVVVTLVENARPIIL; encoded by the exons ATGGAATCTGATGTATTCGGTAAGCTGGTTGTCTCTGAAGCCACCAAGTTTGTCACGAAGTACAACACGTGCTCTAA TTTGCAACTGCACTCCCAAGAACTAAGTTCTACTAACGAGAAGTTAGAGAAAACTGTACAAGGAATTGAAACTTACGGTATAAATAAACATTCAAt TATGCAACAAAACAATTTTCTTTCCCAAAGACATAGTATCGAGAGTTTGGAAAAAACTATACAAGAAATTCTAGCTCTTGTTACAAAACAAAACTTTAT TGTGCAAGAAAACAATCTTCATTGCCAAAAACTTAATTCTAATATCGAGAGTTTGGAGAAAACTACTCAAGGAATCGTAACTCTTGTTACAAAACAAAGTTCAAT TATGCAAGAAAACAATTTTCGTTCCCAAGAACTTAATTCCAACCTCAACAATTTGGAGAAAACTGTACAAGAAATTGAAACTCATGTAATAAAACAAGTATGGAAAGTCAATAGTCTGGAAGAGAATGTCATAAAAATTTTACAATCCGTGGAGAAAACTTTGCCCGAAACGTGCGCGGATATATCGGATTGTCAATCAGGCGTGTACCACATTCAACCAAGGACAAGATGTCCTTACACATTCGAAGTGTTTTGCGATCAGGAATACGAAGGCGGCGGATGGTTGGTTATCCACAATCGATATGATGGCTCTGTTGGTTTTTATAGAGATTGGGAGGAATACGAAGCCGGCTTCGGAGATCTTCACGGTGAGTTCTGGCTGGGCTTGAAAAAAATCCACGAACTAACGTATGCTAAACCCCACGAGCTGCATATAATACTGGAGGACATTGATGGGAAAGTTGTTACGGCACATTACGACCGATTTGTAGTAGGAGGTCCAGAGACGAAATACGTTTTGAAGAGTTTGGGAACCTACACAGGAACTGCCGGAGATTCACTTAGCATCCATGCGGGAATGAAGTTTACGACTATTGATAACGACAATGATG ctccatCTCGGCACCAACGCCATTTGAACTCCCATGTTTCATGCCAGCAacaatgtacttcgttttggcggtgtaaatg CGCTGCGGACTATGTTAACCTCCGCGAAGACAGCTGCATCTCAGTCATGCCATCCATTGACAAGGAAATAACGCAGTCCTCGGACGGTGGCGAGAGTTCCGGCAGAGTCGATAGTGGACAGCCTCCACCGGACGTAGTCGTAACTTTGGTGGAAAATGCCCGTCCGATTATTTTGTAG
- the LOC128741035 gene encoding angiopoietin-related protein 6-like: MECSDAFEVYCDQEYEGGGWLVIQNRYQSSVSFYRGWKEYEAGFGDLRGEFWLGLKKIHEITNAKAHELLIILEDFDGKVVTAQYDRFLVGGPGTKYVLRSLGTYTGTAGDSLRYHAGMKFSTFDNDSSGKDNDKYNHNCAVPTKGGWWYKNSDDNDRNCAEFWNGCWHRICAQSNLNGLYLMGHKPERQCIDKVCWIDSRRGMNYGLKRSRMMIRAFNNV; encoded by the exons ATGGAATGTTCCGATGCGTTCGAAGTTTATTGCGATCAGGAATACGAAGGAGGCGGCTGGTTAGTTATCCAAAATCGATATCAAAGCTCTGTCAGTTTTTATAGAGGTTGGAAGGAATATGAAGCCGGCTTCGGAGATCTTCGCGGAGAGTTCTGGTTAGGATTGAAAAAAATTCACGAAATAACGAACGCTAAAGCCCACGAGTTGCTTATTATACTGGAGGACTTTGATGGGAAAGTTGTCACGGCGCAGTATGACCGATTTTTAGTAGGAGGACCAGGGACGAAATATGTATTGCGCAGTTTGGGAACCTACACTGGAACTGCCGGAGATTCACTTCGCTACCATGCGGGAATGAAGTTTTCGACTTTCGATAACGACAGTAGTGGTAAAGACAAcgataaatacaatcataattGTGCAGTACCCACTAAAGGAGGCTGGTGGTATAAAAACAGTGACGACAACGATAGAAATTGTGCAGAATTTTGGAACGGTTGTTGGCATCGTATTTGTGCTCAAAG CAATTTGAACGGGCTATATCTGATGGGACATAAACCCGAGAGACAGTGTATCGATAAGGTGTGCTGGATAGATTCGCGTCGTGGAATGAACTATGGATTGAAACGGTCGCGTATGATGATTAGAGCTTTTAACAACGTTTAA